A section of the Candidatus Bipolaricaulota bacterium genome encodes:
- the mutM gene encoding bifunctional DNA-formamidopyrimidine glycosylase/DNA-(apurinic or apyrimidinic site) lyase → MPELPEVETIVRGLREAITGATVEKLQVIDPRISLPEKEIIGKRIAAIERRGKYIVFKLAPSGALIFHLRMSGRLLRVCAEGEGRYSRLVLHLDSGVLRFVNPRRLGTVEYSANGFPHELGVEPLSDAFTVHQLRRLLAGSRRPVKPFLMDQRKIAGLGNIYASEALWRAEIDPRRTANTITAKEARALHRGIVSVLQEAIEHMGTTFSDYRDSDGNKGGFQDFLAVYGKEGRKCSRCGTEIIRINQGGRSTYLCPGCQK, encoded by the coding sequence ATGCCTGAGCTTCCCGAGGTGGAGACGATCGTGCGCGGGCTGCGCGAGGCGATCACCGGGGCGACGGTGGAGAAGCTCCAGGTGATCGATCCGCGGATCTCCCTTCCGGAGAAGGAGATCATCGGGAAGAGGATCGCCGCCATCGAGCGCAGGGGAAAATACATCGTCTTCAAGCTCGCTCCGAGCGGGGCGCTCATCTTCCATCTGCGTATGTCCGGGCGGCTCCTCCGCGTCTGCGCCGAGGGGGAGGGGCGCTACTCCCGCCTCGTCCTCCACCTCGATTCCGGGGTCCTCAGGTTCGTCAACCCACGCCGGCTGGGAACGGTCGAGTACTCCGCGAACGGCTTTCCCCATGAGCTAGGGGTAGAGCCGCTCTCGGATGCGTTCACCGTCCACCAGTTGCGGCGACTCCTCGCCGGGAGCCGCCGTCCGGTCAAGCCCTTCCTGATGGACCAGCGGAAGATCGCCGGGTTGGGGAACATCTACGCCTCCGAGGCGCTGTGGCGGGCGGAGATCGATCCACGGCGGACGGCGAACACGATAACCGCCAAGGAAGCACGCGCCCTGCACAGGGGGATAGTGAGCGTGTTGCAAGAAGCGATCGAGCACATGGGAACGACGTTCTCCGATTATCGCGATTCCGATGGTAACAAGGGTGGGTTTCAGGACTTTCTCGCGGTATACGGAAAAGAGGGGCGGAAGTGCTCCCGCTGCGGGACGGAGATCATACGGATCAACCAGGGAGGGCGGTCGACCTACCTCTGCCCTGGGTGCCAGAAATAG
- a CDS encoding rubrerythrin family protein codes for MELKGTKTEKNLLTAFAGESQARNRYTYFASQAKKDGFVQIQAIFEETANQEKEHAKRLFKFLNGGEVKIEATFPAGVIGTTAENLRAAAEGEHYEWEQMYPAFAQEARAEGFPEIAQVFEAIAVAEKQHERRYLGLLKNVEAGTVFKKDQPVVWRCRNCGYVHTGPEAPQECPACAHPQAHFELLAENW; via the coding sequence ATGGAACTTAAAGGAACGAAGACGGAGAAGAACCTGCTCACCGCGTTCGCCGGCGAGTCACAGGCGCGGAACCGCTACACCTACTTCGCCAGCCAGGCGAAGAAGGACGGGTTCGTGCAGATCCAGGCGATCTTCGAGGAGACGGCAAACCAGGAGAAGGAGCACGCCAAACGGCTGTTCAAGTTCCTGAACGGAGGCGAAGTGAAGATCGAGGCCACATTCCCGGCTGGCGTGATCGGAACGACCGCGGAGAACTTGAGAGCCGCGGCCGAGGGCGAGCACTACGAGTGGGAGCAGATGTACCCGGCATTCGCGCAGGAAGCGCGCGCCGAGGGCTTCCCGGAGATCGCACAGGTGTTCGAAGCGATCGCCGTGGCGGAGAAGCAGCACGAAAGGCGCTACCTGGGGCTGCTGAAGAACGTGGAAGCGGGGACGGTGTTCAAGAAGGATCAGCCCGTGGTCTGGCGCTGCCGCAACTGCGGCTACGTCCACACCGGGCCGGAAGCACCGCAGGAGTGTCCGGCGTGTGCTCATCCCCAGGCGCACTTCGAGCTTCTGGCCGAGAATTGGTAA
- a CDS encoding FprA family A-type flavoprotein yields the protein MKPRKISERVSFLGAQDFDRRLFDELIPLPDGTSYNAYLIKGSEKTALIDTVDPEKSDVLLDQLAGVESLDYLVCQHVEQDHSGTIPQVLARYPDVQVLASPKAKSMLVDHLHLDPEKITEVGDGETVSLGDRTLEFIHAPWVHWPETILTYLREEEILFTCDLFGSHLATTEIYAHDRVRVYEAAKRYYAEIMMPFRRIIEKHLTRLENYAIEMIAPSHGPVYDDPSFIIDAYRSWVLDPPGNLVVLPYVSMHGSTELMVEYLTSALVERGVEVAPFNLTVTDTGKFTEALVDAATIVFGTPTVLTGPHPSVVSAAYLVAALRPKLKYAAIIGSYGWGGKAVEAVKSLTASLNLEWLDPVMVKGLPRDEDYAKLDRLADEIAARHKEIT from the coding sequence GTGAAACCAAGAAAGATCAGCGAACGGGTGAGCTTCCTCGGGGCGCAGGACTTCGATCGAAGGCTGTTCGACGAGCTGATCCCGCTTCCCGACGGGACGAGCTACAACGCCTATCTCATCAAGGGGAGTGAGAAGACCGCACTCATCGATACCGTCGACCCGGAAAAGAGCGACGTTCTCCTGGACCAGCTCGCCGGGGTGGAATCGCTCGACTACCTGGTCTGCCAGCACGTGGAGCAGGACCACTCCGGAACGATCCCGCAGGTCCTGGCGCGGTATCCCGACGTCCAGGTGCTGGCGAGCCCGAAGGCAAAATCGATGCTCGTCGATCACCTCCATCTCGATCCGGAGAAAATCACGGAGGTGGGAGACGGGGAGACGGTCTCCCTCGGGGATCGGACCCTCGAGTTCATTCACGCCCCGTGGGTCCACTGGCCGGAGACGATCCTCACCTACCTGCGCGAGGAGGAGATCCTGTTCACGTGTGATTTGTTCGGATCACATCTGGCGACGACTGAGATCTACGCGCACGACCGGGTTCGCGTCTACGAGGCGGCGAAGCGCTACTACGCCGAGATCATGATGCCGTTTCGGAGGATCATCGAAAAGCACCTGACCCGCTTGGAGAACTATGCGATCGAGATGATCGCCCCGAGCCACGGTCCGGTCTACGACGATCCGTCGTTCATCATCGACGCCTACCGCAGCTGGGTCCTCGACCCGCCGGGAAACCTCGTCGTCCTCCCTTATGTCTCGATGCACGGGAGCACGGAGCTGATGGTGGAATACCTGACCTCCGCCCTCGTCGAGCGCGGGGTCGAGGTTGCGCCGTTCAACCTGACGGTGACCGACACAGGCAAATTCACAGAGGCACTTGTCGACGCCGCCACGATTGTCTTCGGGACCCCGACGGTCCTGACCGGACCGCATCCGAGCGTCGTCTCCGCGGCGTACCTCGTCGCCGCGCTGCGGCCGAAGCTGAAGTATGCGGCGATCATCGGCTCGTACGGCTGGGGCGGGAAGGCGGTCGAGGCGGTCAAATCCCTCACCGCTTCGCTCAACCTGGAATGGCTCGATCCGGTGATGGTGAAGGGGCTGCCGCGGGACGAGGACTACGCCAAGCTCGATCGCCTCGCCGATGAGATCGCCGCCCGCCACAAGGAGATAACATGA
- a CDS encoding AbrB/MazE/SpoVT family DNA-binding domain-containing protein, translating to MQIAKVSGKYQIVIPKRVREALGLRPGDRLLISVEDDKAVLRLQPRSYADHLRGLHKEVWQGINPADYLNEERDSWAQGH from the coding sequence ATGCAGATAGCGAAGGTGAGTGGAAAATATCAGATAGTCATCCCCAAGAGAGTGAGAGAGGCGCTCGGTCTCCGCCCCGGAGATCGGCTCCTTATCAGCGTTGAAGATGACAAAGCGGTGCTGCGTCTCCAGCCGCGGAGCTACGCCGACCACCTGCGCGGCCTGCACAAGGAGGTTTGGCAGGGGATCAATCCCGCCGACTATCTAAACGAAGAGAGGGACTCTTGGGCGCAAGGGCACTGA
- a CDS encoding PIN domain-containing protein, whose product MGARALKDLLTKHERIGADTMVFIYHLEDHSVYAPLTTPIFEAWEAGKNIGVTSVITLMEILVLPKRLGKAKLARDYRELLLTYPNLLIVGIDAKTVDIASDLRAKYGIRTPDALQLAAAVQAGASGFITNDARFKQVDEGIEIILLDDFID is encoded by the coding sequence TTGGGCGCAAGGGCACTGAAGGATCTTCTCACCAAGCACGAGCGGATTGGGGCGGATACGATGGTCTTCATCTATCACTTAGAGGACCATTCCGTTTACGCTCCACTTACTACCCCCATCTTCGAGGCATGGGAAGCGGGCAAGAACATCGGAGTAACTTCAGTGATCACCCTTATGGAGATCCTTGTCCTTCCTAAGCGGTTGGGAAAAGCAAAATTAGCCCGTGACTACCGGGAGTTGTTGCTTACTTATCCTAATTTGCTCATTGTAGGAATAGACGCCAAGACCGTGGATATCGCCTCCGACCTGAGGGCGAAATACGGAATAAGGACACCTGATGCACTCCAACTGGCAGCAGCGGTGCAAGCCGGAGCGAGCGGATTTATTACGAATGACGCACGGTTCAAACAGGTCGACGAAGGGATAGAAATCATCCTGTTGGACGATTTCATCGATTGA
- the hcp gene encoding hydroxylamine reductase → MFCYQCSQTVGGTGCTVQGVCGKTATVARLQDNLLLATKGMSAYLYHARELGYTDPEIDAFLERVFYATFTNVNFDAEDLVRFAVEAGEMNLRTMRLLKKAHIDTFGEPEPTQVKTGTVPGHAIIATGHGLKALHELLKQTEGTGINVYTHSELLPAHGYPGLKRYDHLVGNLGKSWFDQKKLFSEVPAAILGTSNCVLLPKDDYKDRMFTTGPAKLPGVTHIPGYDYSAVIEKALSLPELPDAPGDVTLTTGFSLKAILPLADKIKSLVESGKIRHFFLVGGCDAPLRKSTYYREFVQALPSDTIVLTLACGKFRFNDLDLGDIDGIPRLIDLGQCNDSIVAVDIAQALAELFGVGVNDLPLTLVLSWMEQKAVAILWSLLALGIKGIYLGPILPAWVNDDILKVLQDSYDLRLIGDPQEDISRMLGG, encoded by the coding sequence ATGTTCTGTTACCAGTGCTCGCAGACCGTGGGCGGAACCGGGTGCACGGTACAGGGGGTGTGCGGGAAGACCGCGACCGTGGCCCGGCTGCAGGATAACCTGCTCCTCGCGACCAAGGGGATGTCGGCCTACCTCTACCACGCCCGCGAGCTCGGCTACACCGACCCGGAGATCGACGCGTTTCTCGAGCGCGTCTTCTACGCGACGTTCACCAACGTCAACTTCGACGCCGAAGACCTGGTCCGATTTGCAGTCGAGGCCGGGGAGATGAACCTGCGCACGATGCGTCTCCTCAAGAAGGCGCACATCGATACGTTCGGCGAGCCGGAACCGACGCAGGTAAAGACCGGGACGGTGCCGGGACACGCGATCATCGCCACCGGCCACGGGCTGAAGGCGCTGCACGAACTGCTGAAACAGACAGAAGGAACGGGGATCAACGTCTATACCCACTCCGAGCTCCTTCCGGCACACGGCTATCCCGGCCTGAAGCGCTACGATCATCTCGTCGGAAACCTGGGTAAATCATGGTTCGATCAAAAGAAGCTGTTCTCAGAAGTGCCAGCAGCGATCCTCGGAACGTCGAACTGCGTGTTGCTGCCGAAGGACGACTACAAGGATCGGATGTTCACCACCGGCCCAGCGAAGCTCCCCGGCGTGACCCACATCCCGGGATACGACTACTCGGCGGTGATCGAGAAGGCGCTGTCGCTCCCCGAGCTTCCGGATGCACCGGGGGATGTGACCCTGACCACCGGGTTCTCCCTCAAGGCGATCCTCCCGCTCGCAGATAAAATCAAGTCGTTGGTAGAATCCGGGAAGATCAGGCACTTCTTCCTCGTCGGGGGATGCGACGCCCCGCTGCGCAAATCGACGTATTATCGGGAATTTGTGCAGGCCCTCCCGTCCGACACGATCGTTCTCACCCTCGCCTGCGGGAAGTTCCGGTTCAACGACCTCGACCTCGGAGATATCGACGGGATCCCGCGGCTGATCGACCTCGGCCAGTGCAACGACTCGATCGTGGCGGTAGACATCGCCCAGGCGCTCGCCGAACTGTTCGGGGTCGGGGTGAACGATCTTCCGCTCACCCTCGTCCTGTCGTGGATGGAGCAGAAGGCGGTCGCGATCCTGTGGTCGCTCCTCGCCCTCGGGATCAAGGGGATCTACCTCGGTCCGATCCTCCCGGCGTGGGTGAACGACGACATCCTCAAGGTCCTCCAGGATAGCTACGACCTGCGGCTGATCGGCGATCCGCAGGAGGACATCTCGCGAATGCTCGGAGGTTGA
- a CDS encoding peroxiredoxin has product MTDNTLQVQEAAGIPLLGDRFPQMEVQTTHGVMRLPEVFNGKWFLLFSHPADFTPVCTTEFVAFQKRYDKFKELDTELIGLSIDQVFSHIKWIDWIKDNLNVEIQFPIIAGTEAIAAKLGLIHPGKGTNTVRAVFIVDPNGIIRAIMYYPQELGRNMDEFLRMIKGFQVADREGVAIPANWPNNELVGDEVIIPPASDVETARKVVNEYECYDWWLCHRRLS; this is encoded by the coding sequence ATGACGGACAACACCTTACAGGTTCAGGAAGCGGCGGGAATTCCCCTTCTCGGGGACCGGTTCCCACAGATGGAAGTACAGACGACACACGGGGTGATGCGCCTCCCGGAAGTGTTCAATGGGAAGTGGTTTCTCCTGTTCAGCCACCCGGCCGATTTCACCCCGGTGTGTACCACCGAGTTTGTAGCGTTCCAGAAGCGCTACGACAAGTTCAAGGAGCTCGATACTGAGCTGATCGGCCTCTCGATCGATCAAGTCTTCTCCCACATCAAGTGGATCGACTGGATCAAGGACAACCTGAACGTGGAGATTCAGTTTCCGATCATCGCCGGAACCGAGGCGATCGCGGCCAAGCTCGGCCTGATCCATCCGGGTAAAGGGACGAACACCGTCCGCGCGGTGTTCATCGTCGACCCAAACGGGATCATCCGCGCGATCATGTACTACCCCCAGGAGCTCGGCCGGAACATGGACGAGTTCCTCCGGATGATCAAGGGGTTCCAGGTCGCCGACCGCGAGGGGGTCGCGATCCCGGCGAACTGGCCGAACAACGAACTGGTCGGGGACGAGGTGATCATCCCACCGGCGAGCGACGTCGAGACGGCGCGGAAGGTCGTGAATGAGTACGAGTGCTACGATTGGTGGCTCTGCCACCGGAGACTCTCCTAA
- a CDS encoding flavin reductase translates to MSRFEIASDPAELNRTLFEVTHGLYVLTALRDGKANGQCLDAAMQVTNSPPRIAIGVGKRSLTHAMIAGTGKFVLNALDRSDPKCLDVIRHFGFQSGRDVDKFADFPYEPGENGSPILPNAKAFWECTVLPEFTVDLGTHTLFVAAVDRAGVHEDGEPLTYNEYRKTMRNRR, encoded by the coding sequence GTGAGCCGGTTCGAGATCGCATCCGATCCGGCGGAGCTGAACCGGACCCTGTTCGAGGTGACGCACGGGCTGTACGTCCTCACCGCGCTCCGCGATGGAAAGGCTAACGGCCAATGCCTCGACGCGGCGATGCAGGTGACGAACTCCCCGCCGCGGATCGCGATCGGGGTGGGGAAGAGATCCCTCACCCACGCGATGATCGCCGGGACCGGCAAGTTCGTCCTGAACGCGCTGGACAGATCTGACCCGAAGTGCCTGGACGTGATCCGGCACTTCGGGTTCCAGTCCGGCCGGGACGTCGACAAGTTCGCCGACTTCCCGTACGAACCGGGGGAGAACGGCTCTCCGATCCTCCCGAATGCGAAGGCGTTCTGGGAGTGCACTGTCCTCCCGGAGTTCACCGTCGACCTCGGGACTCACACCCTGTTCGTAGCAGCGGTCGATCGGGCCGGGGTCCACGAGGACGGCGAGCCGCTGACCTACAACGAGTACCGAAAGACGATGAGAAACAGGAGGTAG
- a CDS encoding rubredoxin → MEKWVCTVCGYVYDPEKGDPDSGIAPGTPFAEIPDDWVCPVCGVRKDMFEKQD, encoded by the coding sequence ATGGAAAAGTGGGTATGTACTGTCTGCGGATATGTCTACGATCCGGAAAAGGGAGATCCGGACAGTGGGATCGCCCCCGGCACCCCGTTCGCGGAAATCCCCGACGACTGGGTCTGCCCGGTCTGCGGCGTGCGCAAGGACATGTTCGAAAAACAAGACTGA
- a CDS encoding transcriptional repressor, with protein sequence MMTPEERIERLRNVGLTPTPQRLAVLEYLDGNRSHPTADEIYRAVHAKHPTIVKATVYNALSALKKVGVVHELTIEREAARYEANISPHPHFMCRVCGKIYDIDLPCMVRPGDEVDGHRVETVHTYIYGVCAACREIEKTKNKSKPGGKDA encoded by the coding sequence ATGATGACGCCTGAGGAACGGATCGAGAGGTTGAGAAACGTGGGCCTGACCCCGACACCGCAGCGGTTGGCTGTCCTTGAATACTTGGATGGGAACCGCTCCCATCCCACTGCGGACGAGATCTATCGCGCGGTGCACGCCAAGCACCCAACGATCGTCAAGGCGACGGTGTATAACGCCCTCTCCGCCCTGAAGAAAGTCGGGGTGGTGCACGAGCTCACGATCGAGCGCGAGGCGGCGCGCTATGAGGCGAATATTTCACCCCACCCGCACTTCATGTGCCGAGTATGCGGGAAGATCTACGACATTGACTTGCCATGCATGGTTCGTCCCGGGGATGAAGTGGACGGGCATCGGGTGGAGACGGTGCATACCTACATCTACGGAGTATGTGCTGCCTGCCGCGAAATCGAAAAAACTAAGAATAAATCCAAGCCGGGAGGTAAGGATGCCTGA
- a CDS encoding DUF438 domain-containing protein codes for MSELISTQRKEALRKILSRLHAGEDPAALKDEFQDLLRDVTPLEISQIEAELVKEGVPREELMSLCDVHMALFKDSLAQGPKVPDWHPIKILLEEHEGMLGAAERIWNLARAGGKSDELPALAEKLADTESHYQREENVLFPYLERHGITEPPAIMWMEHDRIRAERKGVISLIEEGAPEKLLAVKAKGLYELFAEHFQKEGKILFPSALEVITETEWRKIRREFDEIGYTPFASKVPPAPAVDAELEAEGEAGEIRFAAGSLSPQEIEAIFDNLPVDITFIDKDDRVRYFNQAPDRIFVRSPAIVGRAVQNCHPQKSVAIVNRILEEFKAGTRDVAEFWINMGDKTVYIRYFPVRDGNGEYLGTLEVTQDITKIKSLAGEKRLLDEA; via the coding sequence ATGAGCGAACTGATATCGACCCAAAGGAAGGAAGCGCTGCGCAAGATCCTCTCCCGCCTGCATGCAGGAGAGGACCCCGCGGCCTTGAAGGATGAGTTCCAGGACCTGCTGCGCGACGTGACTCCGCTCGAGATATCCCAGATCGAGGCGGAGCTCGTCAAGGAGGGGGTGCCGCGGGAGGAGCTAATGAGCCTGTGCGACGTGCACATGGCCCTGTTTAAGGATTCGCTGGCCCAAGGCCCGAAGGTTCCGGATTGGCATCCGATCAAGATCCTGCTGGAGGAGCATGAGGGGATGCTGGGGGCGGCCGAGCGGATCTGGAACCTCGCCCGTGCAGGGGGTAAGAGCGACGAGCTGCCCGCGCTGGCGGAGAAGCTCGCGGATACCGAGTCCCATTACCAGCGCGAGGAGAACGTCCTGTTCCCGTACCTGGAGCGCCACGGGATCACCGAGCCGCCGGCGATCATGTGGATGGAGCACGACCGGATCCGCGCCGAGCGCAAGGGGGTGATCTCCCTGATCGAGGAAGGTGCTCCGGAAAAGCTCCTCGCGGTGAAGGCGAAGGGCCTGTACGAGCTTTTTGCCGAGCACTTTCAGAAGGAGGGGAAGATCCTGTTCCCGAGCGCACTCGAGGTGATCACCGAGACGGAATGGAGGAAGATCCGCCGTGAGTTCGATGAGATCGGCTACACCCCGTTCGCGTCGAAAGTCCCTCCGGCGCCCGCGGTCGATGCAGAGCTCGAAGCGGAGGGCGAGGCCGGTGAGATCAGGTTCGCCGCTGGGTCATTGTCACCGCAGGAGATCGAAGCGATCTTCGATAACCTTCCGGTCGACATCACGTTCATCGACAAGGATGACCGCGTCCGCTACTTCAACCAGGCGCCGGACCGAATCTTCGTCCGCAGCCCGGCGATCGTCGGGCGGGCGGTACAGAACTGCCACCCGCAGAAGAGCGTGGCGATCGTGAATCGGATCCTGGAGGAGTTCAAGGCCGGGACGCGGGATGTGGCGGAGTTCTGGATCAACATGGGAGACAAGACGGTCTACATCCGTTACTTCCCGGTGCGGGACGGAAACGGCGAGTACCTCGGCACGCTCGAGGTCACTCAGGACATAACCAAGATAAAGTCGCTCGCCGGGGAGAAGCGACTCCTCGACGAGGCCTAA
- a CDS encoding ABC transporter ATP-binding protein translates to MTGTPLLEIDNLAVSIGDEPLLSGINMTVQPGEIHVIFGPNGSGKSSLIKTIMGLPPYRVVSGDIRFEGESILDLPIDARARRGIGLAFQQPPAVRDVSLSALAKALKLDKERLAEAADSLGMRHHLDRGLNDGFSGGEQKRGELLQLLLQRPRLVLLDEPESGVDVDSLKLLRGVIERLFQRDLPIRERTVGGIIVTHTGSILEHLHATRGYVLVDGRIMCSGAPLDIFDQISKHGFGNCLAEARIKERIHDFLKG, encoded by the coding sequence ATGACCGGAACGCCGCTACTGGAAATCGATAACCTTGCGGTGAGCATCGGCGATGAGCCGCTTCTGTCCGGGATCAACATGACCGTTCAGCCGGGAGAGATCCACGTCATCTTCGGGCCGAACGGCTCGGGAAAGTCGAGCCTGATCAAGACGATCATGGGGCTGCCACCGTATCGGGTCGTCTCCGGTGACATCCGGTTCGAGGGAGAGTCGATCCTCGACCTTCCGATCGATGCCCGGGCGCGGCGCGGGATCGGGCTCGCGTTCCAGCAGCCCCCGGCGGTGCGCGACGTCTCGCTCTCCGCACTGGCGAAGGCGCTGAAGCTGGATAAAGAAAGGCTCGCCGAAGCGGCTGACTCCCTCGGGATGAGGCATCACCTCGATCGCGGGCTGAACGACGGGTTCTCCGGCGGGGAACAGAAGCGGGGTGAGCTCCTCCAGCTCCTGCTGCAGCGACCGCGGCTGGTGCTCCTCGACGAGCCGGAGTCCGGGGTCGATGTCGACAGCCTGAAGCTCCTGCGCGGGGTGATCGAGCGCCTGTTCCAGCGGGATCTCCCGATCCGGGAGCGGACGGTGGGCGGGATCATCGTCACCCACACCGGGTCGATCCTCGAGCACCTGCACGCCACGCGCGGCTACGTCCTCGTCGACGGACGGATCATGTGCTCGGGGGCGCCGCTCGACATATTCGATCAGATCTCGAAGCACGGGTTCGGAAACTGCCTTGCCGAGGCGCGAATAAAGGAGCGGATTCATGACTTCCTCAAGGGATAA
- a CDS encoding Rrf2 family transcriptional regulator, which produces MVLYSLTTKYAVIALVELASREGPVPVKEIAQARDIPPYFLAKLIPPLVRAGILTSTRGKNGGVEFARDPSDVSLADVVQVIEGNEYFRECVFELDRCDGDPSCPLHDVWDPLRDEISRFLHETTIKFVADKLATAKEAQ; this is translated from the coding sequence ATGGTGCTCTACTCGCTGACGACGAAGTACGCGGTGATCGCTCTGGTCGAGCTCGCCTCTCGGGAAGGACCGGTGCCGGTGAAGGAGATCGCGCAGGCGCGCGACATCCCTCCCTACTTCCTCGCCAAGCTGATCCCGCCGCTGGTGCGGGCCGGGATCTTGACCTCAACCCGGGGGAAGAACGGGGGGGTGGAGTTCGCCCGCGATCCAAGCGACGTCTCTCTGGCGGATGTGGTCCAGGTGATCGAGGGGAATGAGTACTTTCGGGAGTGCGTGTTCGAGCTCGACCGCTGCGACGGAGACCCGAGCTGTCCGCTTCACGATGTGTGGGACCCGCTCCGCGATGAGATCTCTCGGTTCCTCCACGAGACGACGATCAAATTCGTAGCCGATAAGCTGGCCACAGCCAAGGAGGCACAATGA
- a CDS encoding transaldolase: protein YEGLKAIRTLAKRGIPTNATLVMTPGQALLAAKAGASYVSPFVGRVDDYFAGHPELAESSKGLQGGIDVVRSIRKIFQNYDFMTKIIAASIRNPRHVRESAEAGAEIATIPFKVLKAMLRHDKTQEGIIRFTRDVVPEYKGLFKGIAPS, encoded by the coding sequence CTATGAGGGTCTTAAAGCCATTAGAACTTTGGCAAAGCGGGGAATCCCTACTAACGCGACGCTTGTAATGACTCCTGGGCAAGCTCTCTTGGCGGCAAAAGCGGGCGCAAGTTACGTGAGTCCATTTGTAGGACGAGTTGACGATTATTTTGCAGGACATCCTGAATTAGCGGAGTCTTCTAAAGGTTTGCAGGGAGGGATAGACGTAGTACGAAGTATAAGAAAGATCTTTCAGAACTATGATTTCATGACTAAAATCATCGCAGCAAGTATAAGGAATCCGCGGCATGTCCGGGAATCTGCTGAAGCAGGTGCTGAGATTGCTACGATTCCATTTAAAGTTCTCAAGGCTATGTTGCGACATGATAAAACCCAGGAAGGCATCATCCGGTTTACTCGAGATGTGGTCCCCGAGTATAAAGGATTATTTAAGGGGATAGCACCTTCTTGA
- a CDS encoding ferritin — translation MIGKRMQDAMNEQIKHELESAYLYLAMVAYFRAEGLDGMASWMEVQTQEEVAHAMRFFNYINERGGRVELKGLAEPQKEWESPLAAFAAAYEHEQFITGKINELVKIADEENDNAAKIMLQWFVSEQVEEEDSTKKVVDLLKRVGDSGHGLIMVDRELGTRKLAPTSGEGDAE, via the coding sequence ATGATCGGAAAGCGGATGCAGGATGCGATGAACGAGCAGATCAAGCACGAGCTCGAGTCGGCCTATCTCTATCTGGCGATGGTCGCCTACTTCCGGGCCGAGGGCCTGGATGGGATGGCAAGCTGGATGGAGGTTCAGACCCAGGAAGAGGTCGCGCACGCGATGCGGTTCTTCAACTACATCAACGAGCGCGGTGGTCGGGTCGAACTGAAGGGGCTCGCTGAGCCGCAAAAGGAGTGGGAGTCCCCGCTTGCCGCGTTCGCGGCGGCGTACGAGCACGAGCAATTCATCACCGGCAAAATCAACGAGCTGGTGAAGATCGCTGACGAGGAGAACGACAACGCGGCGAAGATCATGCTCCAGTGGTTCGTCTCCGAGCAGGTGGAGGAGGAGGACTCGACCAAGAAGGTCGTCGATCTCCTGAAGCGGGTCGGAGATTCCGGCCATGGCCTGATTATGGTCGACCGCGAGCTCGGGACGCGGAAGCTCGCCCCGACGAGCGGAGAAGGGGACGCGGAGTGA